One window from the genome of Sebastes umbrosus isolate fSebUmb1 chromosome 12, fSebUmb1.pri, whole genome shotgun sequence encodes:
- the mrps14 gene encoding 28S ribosomal protein S14, mitochondrial, whose translation MAAHRITCLGLNALYSSVCAPKQALRSCWGTVEQVRGYYVDWRMLRDVKRRQMAFDYADERLRINALRKNTILPKELQEVADKEIAALPRDSCPVRIRNRCVMTSRPRGVKKRWRLSRIVFRHLADHNQMSGILRARW comes from the exons ATGGCAGCCCACAGGATAACATGTTTAGGGTTAAATGCCCTTTACTCCTCTGTCTGCGCCCCAAAGCAG GCCCTGAGGAGCTGCTGGGGCACGGTGGAGCAGGTGAGGGGTTACTATGTCGACTGGAGGATGCTGAGGGATGTCAAGAGAAGACAGATGGCTTTTGACTATGCTGATGAGAGGCTACGGATCAATGCATTGAGGAAGAACACCATCCTACCCAAAGAGCTTCAG GAAGTGGCAGATAAAGAAATCGCAGCATTACCAAGGGACAGCTGCCCTGTGAGAATACGCAACAGGTGTGTGATGACTTCCAGACCTCGGGGAGTGAAGAAGAGGTGGCGACTGAGCCGGATTGTCTTCCGTCACTTAGCTGACCACAACCAGATGTCTGGTATTCTGAGGGCAAGGTGGTGA
- the LOC119498269 gene encoding calcyclin-binding protein gives MDLTEQINQLEADLLELGSLLEKAERKRVQELLRQEQKKVEKELAAKRQQKEKQARREADPSAASKAAYTVKINNYAWDQSEKFVKIYLTLKDVHKIPSENVEVNFTERSFSVLVKDLDGKNHQMTILNLLCPVDEKDSYKKIKTDMILVMCKKQTAKKWECLTSVEKQSKDKDKPAVEENADPSDGLMTMLKKIYSEGDDEMKRTINKAWSESQEKKVLGGGGGGGGEDMMDL, from the exons ATGGATCTAACCGAGCAG ATCAACCAGTTGGAGGCAGATTTGCTGGAGCTGGGGTCGCTCCTGGAGAaggcagagaggaaaagagtgCAGGAGCTGCTGAGGCAGGAGCAGAAGAAGGTGGAGAAGGAGCTTGCAGCCAAACGACAACAGAAGGAGAAACAAGCCAGGAGAGAGGCAGACCCATCTGCTGCCTCCAAAGCAGCGTACACAGTCAAGATCAACAATTATG CATGGGACCAGTCAGAGAAATTTGTCAAAATCTACCTTACATTGAAGGATGTGCACAAAATTCCATCAGAAAATGTGGAGGTCAACTTTACAGAAAG gTCATTTTCTGTGTTAGTAAAGGATCTTGATGGGAAAAACCATCAGATGACGATTCTCAACCTGTTGTGTCCAGTCGATGAAAAGGACAGCTATAAAAAG ataaaaacagacaTGATCCTGGTCATGTGCAAGAAGCAGACTGCAAAGAAGTGGGAATGCCTAACATCGGTGGAAAAGCAGTCTAAGGATAAAGA TAAACCTGCTGTCGAAGAGAATGCAGACCCCAGCGATGGCCTGATGACCATGCTGAAGAAGATTTACTCCGAGGGAGACGACGAGATGAAAAGAACCATCAACAAAGCCTGGTCAGAGTCCCAAGAGAAGAAAGttctgggaggaggaggaggaggaggaggagaagacatGATGGACCTCTGA